In Actinoplanes sp. NBC_00393, a single genomic region encodes these proteins:
- a CDS encoding helicase-associated domain-containing protein has protein sequence MATTFADQLRSLPDEALGALIQLRPDLVVPVPADISALAVRAQSRNSVARCLDGLDEFTLLILDAARLSRAADTALTSVDAILELTSEVSADDVRVAIDRLRVRFLLHGPPEALQVVGAVDEVTSPYPAGLGRPADYLDPQAAVLCADPAKLRRTILAAPAGARAVLDRLAAGPPIGALNREAVAEPIRWLVDEHVLVPVSEAGRAPRPDGELVELPREVGMLLRRDTGPLGPLRPFPPIPEATVRDRKAADSAGAGQAMEAVRATEAILEALAAEAAPVLRAGGLGVRDLKRLARAAGVDEAGAALLVETAYTAGLLGESEVSAGRSATGAAQDVFLPTGAYDLWRASSVAHRWTALTRAWLMMTRQTGLIGRRDDRDRPINALAPDAERAGAPQARREALNALADLEPGAAPSVDDLMALLAWQAPRRARGREMAHRDAYAGAVLLGITGLGALTSYARLLLAGPDPDEGDPLGVHPEDAPPDAVRALDHLLPVPVDHFLVQADLTVVVPGPPEPELGAELDDVAEPESAGGASVFRVTPASVRRALDVGYSADDLHRLFRRRSRTPVPQTLTYLIDDTARKHGGLRSGSAGSYLRSDDEALLTEVLADKRLSTVDLRRIAPTVLVSPRPVARLLGALREAGYAPVAEDVGGATMLSRPKARRAPTRTPRIAEPPGPPMLAGPRLAGVVEQLRRGDIATRAARRAPVTVRAAHGQAGPGLTAVQQHSQAMAVLQQAVRDKAKVWVGYVDSHGATLSRLVRPVSLSAGYLRAEDERGESLHTFALHRITAAVTEE, from the coding sequence ATGGCCACCACATTCGCCGATCAACTCCGGTCGCTGCCCGACGAGGCGTTGGGCGCGCTGATACAGCTGCGCCCTGATCTGGTCGTCCCGGTGCCGGCCGACATCTCGGCACTAGCCGTACGCGCCCAGTCCCGTAACTCGGTCGCCCGCTGCCTGGACGGCCTGGACGAGTTCACCCTGCTGATCCTGGACGCGGCCCGCCTCAGCCGGGCCGCCGACACCGCGCTGACCTCGGTCGACGCGATCCTCGAGCTCACCTCGGAGGTGTCCGCCGACGACGTCCGGGTGGCGATCGACCGTCTCCGGGTCCGCTTCCTGCTGCACGGCCCGCCGGAGGCGCTGCAGGTCGTCGGCGCGGTCGACGAGGTCACGTCGCCCTACCCGGCCGGCCTCGGCCGCCCCGCCGACTATCTCGATCCGCAGGCCGCCGTGCTCTGCGCGGACCCGGCCAAGCTGCGCCGCACCATCCTCGCCGCGCCCGCCGGCGCCCGCGCGGTCCTCGACCGGCTGGCCGCGGGTCCCCCGATCGGGGCACTGAACCGGGAGGCGGTGGCCGAGCCCATCCGCTGGCTGGTCGACGAGCACGTCCTGGTCCCGGTCTCGGAGGCCGGCCGGGCCCCGCGCCCGGACGGCGAGCTGGTCGAGCTGCCCCGCGAGGTGGGCATGCTGCTGCGCCGCGACACCGGCCCGCTCGGCCCGCTGCGCCCGTTCCCGCCGATCCCGGAGGCCACGGTCCGCGACCGCAAGGCCGCCGACTCGGCCGGCGCCGGGCAGGCGATGGAGGCGGTACGCGCCACCGAGGCGATCCTCGAGGCCCTGGCCGCCGAGGCCGCCCCGGTCCTGCGCGCCGGCGGCCTGGGCGTCCGCGACCTGAAGCGGCTGGCCCGCGCCGCCGGGGTGGACGAGGCCGGCGCCGCCCTGCTGGTCGAGACGGCGTACACGGCCGGCCTGCTCGGCGAGTCCGAGGTGAGCGCGGGCCGCTCCGCCACCGGGGCCGCGCAGGACGTCTTCCTGCCCACCGGGGCGTACGACCTGTGGCGCGCCTCCAGCGTCGCGCACCGCTGGACCGCGCTGACCCGGGCCTGGCTGATGATGACCCGGCAGACCGGCCTGATCGGCCGCCGCGACGACCGGGACCGCCCGATCAACGCGCTCGCACCGGACGCCGAGCGGGCCGGTGCGCCGCAGGCCCGCCGGGAGGCGCTGAACGCGCTGGCCGACCTGGAGCCGGGCGCCGCCCCGTCCGTCGACGACCTGATGGCGTTGCTGGCCTGGCAGGCGCCACGGCGGGCCCGCGGCCGGGAGATGGCCCACCGGGATGCGTACGCCGGAGCGGTCCTCCTCGGCATCACCGGGCTGGGAGCGCTCACCTCGTACGCCCGGTTGTTGCTGGCCGGGCCCGACCCGGACGAGGGTGACCCGCTGGGGGTGCATCCGGAGGATGCCCCGCCCGACGCCGTCCGCGCGCTGGACCACCTGCTGCCCGTGCCGGTCGATCATTTCCTGGTCCAGGCCGACCTCACCGTGGTCGTGCCCGGCCCGCCGGAGCCGGAGCTCGGCGCCGAGCTGGACGACGTGGCGGAGCCGGAGTCGGCGGGTGGCGCAAGCGTGTTCCGGGTGACGCCGGCGAGTGTGCGGCGCGCGCTGGACGTCGGCTATAGCGCCGATGACCTGCACCGGCTCTTCCGCCGCCGGTCCCGCACGCCGGTGCCGCAGACGCTGACCTACCTGATCGACGACACCGCCCGTAAGCACGGCGGGTTGCGCAGCGGCTCGGCCGGCTCCTACCTGCGCAGCGACGACGAGGCGCTGCTCACCGAGGTGCTGGCGGACAAGCGGCTGAGCACCGTGGACCTGCGCCGGATCGCACCGACGGTGCTGGTCAGCCCGCGCCCGGTGGCACGGTTGCTGGGCGCGCTGCGGGAGGCAGGGTACGCCCCGGTCGCCGAGGACGTCGGCGGCGCGACCATGCTGTCCCGGCCGAAGGCTCGGCGCGCGCCTACGCGTACCCCGAGAATCGCCGAACCACCGGGACCGCCGATGTTGGCCGGCCCCCGTCTGGCCGGCGTGGTGGAACAGCTGCGGCGCGGTGACATCGCCACCCGGGCCGCACGTCGCGCGCCGGTCACCGTGCGCGCCGCGCACGGCCAGGCCGGGCCGGGCCTGACCGCGGTACAGCAGCATTCGCAGGCCATGGCGGTGCTTCAGCAGGCCGTGCGGGACAAGGCCAAGGTCTGGGTGGGGTACGTGGACTCGCACGGCGCCACGCTCTCCCGGCTGGTCCGCCCGGTGTCGCTGAGCGCCGGTTACCTGCGTGCGGAGGACGAGCGTGGCGAGTCGCTGCACACCTTCGCCCTGCACCGGATCACCGCCGCGGTGACCGAGGAATAG
- a CDS encoding HAD family hydrolase has translation MTPAVGFDLDMTLIDSRPGIAAAYRALTDRTGVHVDADLAVTRLGPPLRTELGYWFPAEEIEEAVVTYRALYPEYAIRPTVPTPGAVEALDAVRAAGLRTVVVTSKLGRLAHLHLDHLGMHADELAGDLFAEGKATALVEHGVRWYVGDHVADMVAARTAGIPGIGVTTGPCSEQDLLDAGASYVLPDLTGFPALLGEIAVGSRPTSG, from the coding sequence ATGACGCCTGCGGTCGGGTTCGACCTGGACATGACCTTGATCGACTCCCGGCCGGGGATCGCGGCGGCCTATCGGGCGCTCACCGACCGGACGGGTGTGCATGTCGACGCCGACCTCGCGGTGACCCGGCTCGGCCCGCCGCTGCGAACCGAGCTGGGGTACTGGTTCCCGGCCGAGGAGATCGAGGAAGCCGTCGTCACCTACCGGGCGCTCTACCCGGAGTACGCGATCCGGCCGACCGTGCCGACCCCCGGCGCCGTCGAGGCGCTGGACGCGGTTCGGGCGGCCGGTCTGCGTACCGTCGTGGTGACCTCGAAACTCGGCCGGCTGGCCCATCTGCACCTCGACCACCTGGGCATGCACGCCGACGAGCTGGCCGGCGACCTGTTCGCCGAGGGCAAGGCGACCGCGCTGGTGGAACACGGTGTGCGGTGGTACGTGGGAGACCACGTGGCAGACATGGTGGCCGCTCGTACCGCCGGGATCCCGGGCATCGGGGTGACCACCGGTCCGTGCTCCGAGCAGGACCTTCTGGACGCCGGAGCGTCGTACGTTCTGCCGGATCTCACGGGGTTCCCCGCACTGCTGGGTGAGATTGCGGTTGGGTCCCGGCCAACGTCTGGATAG
- a CDS encoding cold-shock protein gives MPTGRVKWYDATKGFGFVTSDEGGDVFLPKGALPAGVTELKNGQRIEFGVVDSRKGAQALGVKLLDAPPSLAELRRRPADELASMIEDMIKVLESQVQPALQRGRYPDKKTAQKIAQLVHAVAREFEI, from the coding sequence GTGCCCACGGGTCGAGTGAAGTGGTACGACGCTACGAAGGGATTCGGGTTCGTCACCAGCGATGAGGGCGGTGACGTGTTCCTGCCCAAGGGCGCGCTGCCGGCGGGGGTCACCGAGCTGAAGAACGGTCAGCGGATCGAGTTCGGCGTCGTGGACAGCCGTAAGGGCGCCCAGGCGCTCGGCGTGAAACTGCTGGACGCTCCGCCGTCACTGGCCGAGTTGCGCCGCCGCCCGGCGGACGAGCTGGCCAGCATGATCGAAGACATGATCAAGGTGCTGGAGAGCCAGGTGCAGCCGGCGTTGCAGCGCGGCCGCTACCCCGACAAGAAGACCGCGCAGAAGATCGCGCAGCTCGTCCACGCGGTCGCCCGCGAGTTCGAGATCTAG
- a CDS encoding 1,4-dihydroxy-6-naphthoate synthase — protein MALSLAVSPCPNDTFVFHALIHGLVPGAPPVDLTFADVDVTNTAAENGAFDLVKVSYAALPWLLDDYELLPCGGALGRGCGPLVLSREPRDLTGATVAVPGDRTTAYLLFRLWAAGQPPARIEVVPFHQIMPGVADGRYDAGLVIHEARFTYQRYGLTALADLGEWWEKDTGLPIPLGAILAKKGTVDPAAATEWIRESLRQGWLDPTASQEFILANAQEMEPAVVKQHIELYVNEFTLDLGEDGLAAAHALLGRAAAAGLTPPVDCRLQGNRRGAKRSRQAQ, from the coding sequence GTGGCGCTTTCCCTGGCGGTCTCCCCCTGCCCGAACGACACCTTCGTCTTCCACGCGCTGATCCACGGGCTGGTGCCCGGCGCGCCGCCGGTCGATCTGACCTTCGCGGATGTGGACGTGACGAACACGGCTGCGGAGAACGGCGCGTTCGACCTGGTCAAGGTGAGTTACGCGGCGCTGCCGTGGCTGCTCGACGACTACGAGCTGCTGCCCTGCGGCGGTGCGCTCGGCCGGGGCTGCGGGCCGCTGGTGCTGAGCCGGGAGCCGCGGGATCTGACCGGTGCGACCGTGGCCGTCCCCGGTGACCGCACCACGGCGTACCTGTTGTTCCGCCTCTGGGCGGCCGGCCAGCCGCCGGCCCGGATCGAGGTGGTCCCGTTCCACCAGATCATGCCGGGCGTCGCCGACGGGCGGTACGACGCCGGTCTGGTCATCCACGAGGCCCGCTTCACCTACCAGCGCTACGGCCTGACCGCCCTCGCCGACCTCGGCGAGTGGTGGGAGAAGGACACCGGCCTGCCGATCCCGCTCGGCGCCATCCTGGCGAAGAAGGGCACCGTCGACCCGGCCGCGGCCACCGAGTGGATCCGCGAGTCGCTGCGCCAGGGCTGGCTCGACCCGACCGCCAGCCAGGAGTTCATCCTCGCGAACGCGCAGGAGATGGAGCCCGCGGTGGTGAAGCAGCACATCGAGCTGTACGTCAACGAATTCACCCTCGACCTGGGCGAAGACGGACTCGCCGCCGCGCACGCCCTGCTGGGACGCGCCGCGGCGGCGGGTCTGACACCTCCGGTCGATTGCCGGTTACAAGGCAATCGACGCGGAGCGAAGCGGAGCCGGCAAGCTCAGTGA